A region from the Acidiferrobacter sp. SPIII_3 genome encodes:
- the tpx gene encoding thiol peroxidase, translating into MAKITLKGTPCTTSGDLPKVGAKAPDFKLVNGSLADVGLQDFKGKKKIINIVPSLDTPVCAVSTRRFDEYAAKDQNTVVLVVSSDLPFAQARFCSAEATHVVPLSMMRDRHFARDYGVLIQDGPLAGITARAVVVLDAENKVLHAELVSEIGHEPDYAAAIAAAK; encoded by the coding sequence ATGGCCAAGATAACCCTCAAAGGCACGCCATGCACGACCTCCGGCGATCTTCCCAAGGTCGGCGCCAAGGCCCCCGACTTCAAGCTCGTCAACGGCTCGCTCGCCGATGTCGGACTTCAGGATTTCAAGGGCAAGAAAAAGATCATCAATATCGTTCCAAGCCTCGATACGCCGGTGTGCGCGGTCAGCACGCGGCGTTTCGATGAATACGCCGCCAAGGATCAGAACACCGTCGTGCTGGTGGTGTCGTCCGACCTCCCGTTCGCGCAGGCCCGCTTCTGCTCGGCGGAGGCGACGCATGTGGTCCCTCTGTCGATGATGCGCGATCGTCATTTCGCGCGCGACTACGGGGTCCTGATCCAGGACGGGCCGCTCGCCGGCATCACCGCGCGCGCGGTGGTCGTGCTCGATGCCGAGAACAAGGTCCTGCACGCGGAACTGGTCTCCGAGATCGGTCACGAGCCGGACTACGCGGCGGCCATCGCCGCCGCCAAGTGA
- the gcvPA gene encoding aminomethyl-transferring glycine dehydrogenase subunit GcvPA produces the protein MPFTPHTAAETAAMLETIGARSLDDLFDEIPARLRSGPLAGVPQALTEQEIGRLMRERAAADGEFLTFVGAGAYEHHIPAAVWEIAGRGEFYTAYTPYQAEASQGTLQLLYEFQTMIASLVGLDCANASLYDGASALAEAVLMAVRLHGRSRRVLIPETVHPLYRKVVQTIVSAQSITLDLVPMDAAGITDAGALALRLEGAAGLVIPQPNFLGCLEDVHAMAAAARAAGVLAIGLVNPIACALIVPPGEWGPGCDIAVGEGQPLGAPLSSGGPYFGFMACRREHVRQMPGRIVGRTVDVAGHEAYTLTLQAREQHIRRSRATSNICTNQGLLVTAATVHMALLGPEGLRRVAAAAHANTAALRARLTAIPGVRAAFPDTPFFHEVVLRLPVPVPEVLRALEAQGILGGCALGEFYPAFTDSLLVCATETKTETDIAHYAYHLERIVTRRRLDPPCAYKDDNPRSP, from the coding sequence ATGCCATTCACTCCCCATACCGCGGCCGAGACCGCCGCCATGCTCGAGACCATCGGCGCCCGGTCGCTCGACGACCTGTTCGACGAGATCCCCGCGCGCCTGCGTTCGGGACCGCTTGCGGGCGTGCCCCAGGCCCTGACCGAGCAGGAGATCGGCCGGCTCATGCGCGAGCGCGCCGCCGCCGATGGCGAGTTTCTGACCTTCGTCGGCGCCGGGGCCTATGAGCACCATATCCCCGCGGCGGTCTGGGAGATCGCCGGCCGCGGGGAGTTTTATACCGCCTACACGCCCTATCAGGCCGAGGCCAGTCAGGGCACGCTCCAGCTCCTCTACGAGTTCCAGACGATGATCGCAAGTCTCGTCGGTCTCGATTGCGCCAATGCGAGCCTCTACGACGGCGCCTCGGCCCTGGCCGAGGCCGTGCTCATGGCCGTGCGGTTGCATGGCCGGTCCCGGCGTGTGCTGATTCCAGAGACCGTGCACCCTCTGTATCGTAAGGTTGTGCAGACCATCGTTTCGGCCCAGTCGATCACGCTCGACCTCGTACCCATGGATGCCGCCGGGATCACCGACGCCGGGGCGCTTGCGTTGCGCCTCGAGGGCGCCGCCGGGCTCGTCATCCCCCAGCCGAATTTCCTCGGGTGCCTGGAGGACGTGCACGCCATGGCGGCGGCCGCGCGCGCCGCCGGGGTGCTCGCCATCGGGCTTGTAAACCCCATCGCCTGCGCGCTCATCGTGCCTCCGGGCGAATGGGGGCCGGGCTGTGACATCGCGGTCGGCGAGGGCCAGCCGCTCGGTGCCCCCCTGTCCTCGGGCGGACCCTATTTCGGCTTCATGGCATGCCGCCGCGAGCATGTGCGACAGATGCCGGGGCGTATCGTCGGGCGTACGGTGGACGTGGCCGGCCACGAGGCCTACACCCTCACCCTGCAGGCGCGTGAGCAGCACATACGCCGCTCCCGCGCGACCTCGAACATCTGTACCAATCAAGGCCTGTTGGTTACCGCCGCGACGGTCCACATGGCGCTGCTCGGGCCCGAGGGCCTAAGGCGTGTCGCGGCCGCCGCGCACGCCAACACCGCGGCCCTGCGCGCGCGTCTTACGGCCATACCCGGCGTGCGCGCGGCGTTCCCCGATACGCCGTTTTTCCATGAAGTGGTCTTACGGCTTCCGGTGCCGGTGCCTGAGGTCCTGCGCGCGCTCGAGGCGCAGGGTATCCTCGGTGGCTGCGCGCTTGGCGAGTTCTACCCGGCGTTCACAGACAGCCTGCTCGTATGCGCCACGGAAACCAAGACCGAGACCGACATCGCGCATTACGCGTACCACCTCGAGCGTATCGTAACCAGGCGCCGGCTTGATCCGCCGTGCGCTTACAAGGATGACAACCCAAGGAGCCCCTAG
- the gcvT gene encoding glycine cleavage system aminomethyltransferase GcvT, whose amino-acid sequence MGHRTPLYEEHVHAGARMVDFGGWDMPLHYGSQVAEHHAVRQRAGIFDVSHMRAVEVRGADARAYLRYMLANDVDKLGTPGRALYGCLLNEQGGVLDDLIVYFLAPDWFRLVVNAGPAEGDIAWLRAHAGRFGVDITPRPDLAMIAVQGPRADHAASQVLGDEAYAALACLKPFHGAFIGDTFLARTGYTGEAGFEILIDARAVAGLWRRFSDHGVVPAGLGARDTLRLEAGMNLYGHDMDATVSPLESGLAWTVSLSAEREFIGRSALLRQRAQGVARRLTGLVLRAPGVVRDGQDVQGPWGRGTVTSGSFSPSLARGIGLVRVPAAAADGDACELIGRSGQVLDARLVTPPFVRQGRALIDL is encoded by the coding sequence ATGGGTCACCGTACCCCGCTTTATGAAGAGCACGTCCATGCCGGCGCCCGCATGGTGGATTTCGGCGGGTGGGACATGCCCCTTCACTATGGATCGCAGGTCGCCGAGCATCACGCCGTACGCCAGCGGGCCGGAATCTTCGATGTCTCGCACATGCGCGCCGTGGAGGTCCGTGGCGCCGACGCCCGCGCCTATCTCCGGTACATGCTCGCCAATGACGTCGACAAGCTCGGCACCCCGGGAAGGGCGCTTTACGGCTGCCTCCTGAACGAGCAGGGCGGCGTCCTCGATGACCTGATCGTCTATTTCCTGGCGCCCGACTGGTTTCGGCTGGTGGTCAACGCCGGACCCGCGGAGGGCGATATCGCGTGGCTGCGCGCGCATGCCGGGCGCTTTGGCGTTGACATCACGCCGCGCCCGGATCTGGCCATGATCGCCGTGCAGGGGCCGCGCGCTGACCATGCGGCATCCCAGGTTCTGGGGGATGAGGCCTACGCGGCGCTCGCGTGCCTGAAGCCCTTCCATGGCGCGTTCATCGGCGACACCTTCCTGGCGCGCACCGGATACACGGGAGAGGCCGGTTTCGAGATCCTCATCGACGCGCGCGCAGTGGCCGGCCTGTGGCGGCGGTTTAGCGATCATGGGGTCGTGCCGGCCGGTCTTGGGGCTCGCGATACCCTGCGCCTGGAGGCCGGCATGAACCTTTACGGGCATGACATGGATGCCACGGTGTCGCCGCTCGAGTCGGGTCTGGCGTGGACCGTGAGCCTCTCGGCCGAGCGTGAGTTCATCGGACGTTCCGCCCTTTTGCGGCAGCGCGCGCAGGGTGTCGCGCGTAGACTCACGGGGCTTGTGCTCCGCGCCCCCGGGGTCGTGCGCGACGGCCAGGATGTACAGGGACCGTGGGGGCGGGGCACGGTGACGAGCGGCAGCTTCTCACCGTCGCTTGCGCGCGGTATCGGGCTCGTGCGCGTGCCGGCGGCGGCGGCGGACGGGGATGCCTGTGAACTCATCGGCCGCTCCGGACAAGTGCTGGATGCGCGCCTGGTCACGCCGCCGTTCGTGCGCCAGGGGCGCGCACTGATCGATCTTTGA
- a CDS encoding phosphate/phosphite/phosphonate ABC transporter substrate-binding protein: MLRAIAIILSLFCASAYAADRPARYVMIAPPRQGLAQADAVYGKIADFLAHATGAPITFHYTSNWLTYMAEVHNNTAAIYFDGPALIGWRIAHWHDDALAALSGKLNFVLVTKKGGRPVRKVQDLIGRSVCAFSPPNLGTLTLDSWFTNPERQPYIVVIHSFGAAARNIIEGNCMAAVEPLPVFKRQEARFPGKLQVAYKVPGLPNQAFSVSAVVPPALRHKIMVALLSPAGRAATKPLRDMFGHKELVRVHNPAYLPYRKLLHVMVGF; this comes from the coding sequence ATGTTGCGTGCCATTGCGATTATCTTGAGCCTTTTTTGCGCCTCCGCCTACGCCGCCGACCGGCCCGCGCGTTATGTCATGATCGCCCCGCCCCGCCAGGGGCTCGCCCAGGCGGACGCCGTCTATGGCAAGATCGCGGACTTTCTCGCGCACGCCACGGGGGCGCCGATCACGTTTCATTACACCAGCAACTGGCTCACCTACATGGCCGAGGTGCACAACAATACCGCCGCCATCTACTTTGACGGCCCGGCCCTCATAGGGTGGCGCATCGCCCACTGGCACGACGACGCACTCGCGGCGTTGAGCGGCAAACTCAATTTCGTGCTCGTCACCAAAAAAGGGGGGCGCCCCGTACGCAAGGTCCAGGACCTGATCGGGCGCTCGGTGTGCGCATTCTCGCCGCCCAATTTGGGGACCTTGACCTTGGACAGCTGGTTTACGAATCCCGAACGCCAACCCTATATCGTCGTCATTCACAGCTTCGGCGCCGCGGCGCGCAACATCATCGAGGGCAACTGCATGGCGGCCGTCGAGCCGCTCCCGGTCTTCAAGCGCCAGGAGGCGCGATTCCCGGGCAAGCTCCAAGTGGCCTACAAGGTGCCGGGACTGCCCAACCAGGCCTTCTCGGTGAGCGCCGTGGTCCCGCCGGCCTTGCGCCACAAGATCATGGTCGCGCTTTTGAGTCCCGCCGGCCGGGCCGCGACCAAGCCCCTGCGCGACATGTTCGGGCATAAGGAACTCGTGCGCGTACACAATCCGGCGTACCTGCCCTACCGCAAATTGCTCCACGTCATGGTCGGCTTCTAG
- a CDS encoding sigma-54 dependent transcriptional regulator, producing MPGAKSDTDTEQSGFRVGPGAEPRALLVYCAAKTLPFRESDITSRGWSLTRVGAWGTARSYMDRLGAGVGIVCLQDTSEKAVADAEALLGYGHNRFRWIAILDLAFLKSAVANHLISECCLDFHVAPVDVPRLLHSLGHALGMAHLSRSRGNGVSENRFEKNIIGASQAMKATVQRIAKISQSDAPVLIQGETGTGKELCALAVHAHSARSARPFVAVNCGALPDKLIQSELFGHEKGAFTGAHQRKIGRIEAAEGGTLFLDEIGDLSLDLQVNLLRVLQGGTYERVGGTETMRADIRVIAATHVDMEKAVGEKRFREDLYYRLNVLNLDVPPLRSRDGDVALLARHWFDKFAAERNPQVRGFSRDALAALSRHHWPGNVRELINRVRRAMVMCERQLIGPEDLGLDHVGPHHDIPVEETLAEARERAEREAICEAVDRSAGNLSRAARSLGISRVTLYRLLDKYQIPHRLPRN from the coding sequence ATGCCAGGAGCAAAGAGCGATACCGATACCGAACAGTCCGGGTTTCGTGTCGGGCCGGGGGCCGAACCCCGCGCGTTGCTCGTCTATTGCGCCGCCAAGACCCTGCCGTTTCGCGAATCCGATATCACAAGCCGGGGGTGGAGCCTGACGCGCGTCGGGGCGTGGGGGACGGCGCGTTCTTATATGGACCGTCTGGGTGCCGGCGTCGGCATCGTGTGTCTGCAGGACACCAGCGAAAAGGCGGTCGCGGATGCCGAGGCCCTGCTCGGCTATGGCCACAATCGGTTTCGGTGGATCGCGATCCTCGACCTCGCGTTTCTGAAAAGCGCGGTCGCCAATCACCTCATCAGCGAGTGCTGTCTCGACTTCCATGTGGCGCCGGTGGATGTGCCACGGCTTTTGCACAGTCTCGGTCACGCCCTGGGGATGGCGCACTTAAGCCGCAGCCGGGGCAACGGAGTTTCGGAAAACCGCTTTGAAAAGAACATCATAGGCGCGAGCCAGGCGATGAAGGCGACCGTTCAACGGATCGCCAAGATCAGCCAATCGGACGCGCCGGTTTTGATTCAGGGCGAGACCGGTACCGGCAAGGAGCTATGCGCCCTGGCGGTCCACGCCCACTCGGCGCGTAGCGCGCGCCCATTCGTCGCGGTCAATTGCGGGGCGCTGCCCGACAAGTTGATTCAGTCGGAGCTCTTCGGTCACGAGAAGGGCGCATTCACGGGCGCGCATCAGCGCAAGATCGGGCGTATCGAGGCGGCCGAGGGCGGCACGCTTTTTTTAGACGAAATCGGCGACCTGTCGCTCGACCTCCAGGTGAACCTTTTGCGGGTCTTGCAGGGCGGGACCTATGAGCGCGTGGGGGGCACCGAGACCATGCGCGCCGACATCCGCGTCATCGCCGCCACGCACGTCGATATGGAAAAGGCGGTGGGCGAGAAGCGGTTTCGCGAAGACCTTTATTATCGCTTGAATGTGCTGAATCTGGATGTGCCGCCACTGCGCAGTCGCGACGGTGACGTGGCGCTGCTCGCCCGCCATTGGTTTGACAAGTTTGCCGCGGAGAGAAACCCACAGGTACGCGGCTTCAGCCGCGACGCCCTGGCGGCCCTGAGCCGACACCATTGGCCCGGCAACGTGCGCGAACTCATCAACCGGGTGCGGCGCGCGATGGTGATGTGCGAGCGGCAACTGATCGGGCCCGAGGACCTCGGTCTCGACCATGTCGGGCCCCACCACGACATTCCGGTCGAGGAGACCTTGGCCGAGGCGCGTGAACGGGCCGAGCGCGAGGCGATCTGCGAGGCCGTCGACAGAAGCGCGGGAAACCTGTCGCGCGCGGCGCGATCTCTTGGGATTTCGCGCGTGACGCTCTACCGCTTGCTTGACAAATATCAGATCCCCCATCGCCTGCCGCGGAACTGA